The Brassica napus cultivar Da-Ae chromosome C7, Da-Ae, whole genome shotgun sequence genomic interval ATGAAAAATAAGATTGAGGGATAGCATATCTCTTGAATAAGTACAGTTTAAATACTAATCTTAATTTTGTAGATACCTGACCTTAGCATATATTGTAGTATTTCTTTTCctctatgttttcttttatttttcgttGTAATACTTACTTGGAGTTGTTTTGCTtcaatctataaataaaaatagaaactaattagaagtataaattaatatttggaTCTgaagttaaacaaaaataatatcaaaacaTTTCTATAAGTTATAAACACTCTAAaagttgataaaaataaaataaacacacaaaaaagtaAGGAAATCttgatctttttgttttctctagCCCCTGAATTTCTTACTTGATTGTTCAACTTATACTCCATTTGTGCCTTATATCTCCATGTTTtcccttttttcttttcttcttgtggTGGTTTGCATTCTAGAGGTTTTGTATGTGTGTTTTAAGTTCCCAGTAAATTAGCCCTTTTaactttcattatttttttatttaatatgaattaactttcattatttttttctttaatgaattaactTTCATTATTCAATTTTAACTGCTGGAAATGTACAGATTTAGATTTATGACAATATTGATTAAAAAGGTCGGAGAATTTAAAACTTTTCTCTGATGGGATTTTTTTTGGGCTATTTCTATtaacttaattaataaaattataaatatgttgTCTAATAAACTTGCCAGAAATACTTTTGCCGTTTGTgctaaattttgataattacaaaaattaattttattttgtaactgcatatatatattgaaagttTGTAACTGCATGTTGATTGGGTTCATCTTATATGCGTCCAAACGgcctattttaaaaaataaatataaaaatattagctTACATGTTTGGTCGTGCCGATCCCAGGGACTCTTCCAAGAAATGGAAAGCACACCACTGTGAGAAGCGAAGCACTCttaacagagaaaaaaaatgccacACAAAAAGGAAGACTTTGCTGTCACTAAAAATTACTCAAAAAAACTTACTTAGCCAGAAGAGAGCGAAGGAAGACTTTGCTATCGGCGGTATTGTAGACTTTGCTATGGCGGTAAAGCTTTCTAAGCTGCTCACTTCTCTCAAGACCCAACTGGTTAGCTTTGACTTCCGATGCTTGAACCATCTTCCTCGTCTTATATATCTCCATTGTAGCATCCATCTCCCCATTCCAACAGTCGTATTTTTAGCCCGCAACGTACAAATAAACTGACCATGGgcacattaaaataaataaactgatCAGGGCACATTACTTATAGCTTCCTCCAATCgtgttctctttttttatctaaaaaattaGGCAGTTTTTAGGATCGTGAAATCATGGCCACACTGTAAGgaatattatgaatttttattttatattgaaaagtAGAAAACACGAAACAGTTTATtgcatttgaatgtttttgcaattttattttttatttaatttgtataGCATATTCCATGTGTCAAAATATAATTGATAAAATGATTtgggctttagtatataagggatatatGTCCCGTCCTAATATCCTAGCCAAATAAACAAACCGCAAAGCGCAAACGCgaataaaaactcaaaatactCCACTGTGAGAATACATATTATGTACAACTCTGCGTATTTTACAGTATAAAAATCCAAATCATATGGAAAACATGTATTCAAAAAGACAAAGTCTACAATAAACTTGTTAAAGGTCTCACACACGTAAACATCCTTTATTAATACAACcaaatattgctttagtttgatgaaaacagagagagagactagaagctctcattttttttgtctaatacGAATTTATCTCTCCCGAAATATTCCTCCATCTAGCAAATGCTCAATCCCTGAAACCACAGAATGTGTTTCATTGcgatatatactatttttaaaaaaattcccaaaatccaaaaaaaagaaCGATGCAAGTCGCCAAAtgcattattaaaatcatacgGGAAAAgctcaaattatattttaagattttaccAAAGTCAGTACTCGGAAAGAGGATATGATCATAAGACTCAAACCCTCCAGAATCTCCATAACTCCTCTCCTCTGTTGCCGCCACCGCATCAACGGTCTGAACAGTCGTCGTTGTCATAGCCTGAGGCTGCTTTCGTTTGGACCGAGCTCGTCGGTTTTGAAACCAGTTGTATACAATTTTGTCCATGACCTGTCCGTGTTGAGACAGCTCCAACGTGATCTCTTCAATCCTCTGTGGTTTTGGTGTTCCGCTTCCTTCCTCGTAAATGCTTTCGAGAATTTGAAGTTGCATCGATGTCGGAGTCCAACGATGCCGATGAGATATTTTATAAGTGCTTGGCGAAGCCCCCATCGAGTCAAAGTATCCACCTCCGGTTGGATCCACTCCTAGTGTATTTCCTCAAATCATTgtcataaaatacattaatgtGAGCTATAAGTTTCTTCGGGGTACAAATATGTATTATCCTAACCGTACGGTTAGCCACTAGACCGCTCTTGCGGCGATTATACCCAaatcaaatagaaaatattGGTTAAAACGtataaaaaatgttaatccTCTTTTTGAAATATAGATACTAATATGTGGATATATAATAAACAATATTGATGATCTATATGTTTTACGTTAGGAaggtaaatataatttaaagaaACTAACGTCTATTAATGCCTAAACTAAAGGACACACGTTCAACCTTGAGTTAAGGTTGCAGTGGACATTGAGAAAAGCGTTTTGATTTCGTATGACGTAAACGTATTACAAATGCAGACGCAGTTTTCGCCTTCTTAACCGAAAGTTATTAACATCTCGGTAAGTTTGGTCACGATGTTTTCACGTAGTACCTGATGAGAGGGGAAGTTTAGAAGAGAGAGACTCGTGGAGGGAAACGAGCTGCCTACAAATGGCGGCGTAAATGGCGATCTGCTTACTGAGAATCTCCATTTGCTCCTCCGTTATAACTCTACCATCATAAGCACCGTTTTGGCTCCCTCCATCCATCTCTCTTTTGCCACTTCGCTTTCTCCAATTCCTTTGTTATACGAAGAAAACAATatgagaaaataatttatatatccttttctcttTATCAAATCaatctttaatttatttatcatcGTTAAAAGTAAACACATTTTAGGAAAGAGCTCTAGAGTCTAGACTAAAGATCAATTTATCCCATTTGATTGATCTCGGTTAAGAGTTTAGTAGAGGTTATTCCGAGATACAGTTGGATTATAATTGATCATAATATTAAATTCAAATTACATGATCGTGTAAACATCGATCCGATTCTAGATTATAATATTAGATGCTAAAAGGGGTGAAAACGAAGGTCATAATAACTAAAGGATCGGCTTGAGTCAGCAGTGTTGACAGTTTAGTGTTAGAATTTCAATACTTTCATCGAGTTTACGGGTAATACGGCTTAAATCTTAGTGGTTAAATAACCAGGTAATATGACACCACACGCCACGGCCCTCACTTATAAGACACCACAGACGCTCATCATGGCGTTGACCTTTGAGAGAAGGCATTCAGACCAGTTTATAAGCCGTTGTAATTAATTCAATCAAGAGCGTGATGATACGATTACGAAAGGATATTATTTACTGTTGTGGCATATGAAGTCTGGATTGTATTGTTAATTCATTAGACTAACACTAGAAATCAAACTCTAATAAGCAATAATATCAACATTTGACGGAGGTTCAAAAGAGCGTTAAGAATCTACGATCATAACAAACATAGAGCAGCCATAAAATATAGAGCTGCAAATATCAAGATCACCatctaaaacatttttttccatTACCCGTAGAATCAGAGTCAGTGGTAGCTTACTAAATAGAAACAGCAGTAAATATAAAAGCagaaaccccccccccccccccccccccccccattttaattttaaccaGCCTCGTTAACGTTGCAAGGGaaaagaagattaaaaaaaaaaaaaggcatcaGAGAGATCCTTGCAGCGGTCCTTATATAATGCTGCCAACTTCAACTTCTTAGTCAATCGTCTTCCTCCTACACACAAAACAGAGTTAGTAGTATGATAGGTGATGCAAATAAACTAAAGAAGCAACCAAATCAAGAAAGTGATACAGATAAACTAAATAAGCACCTAGCCAGAGTCATATACAAGCAAGTTAAAAGAATCAAGGAACGAACCTCATCACTCCTATCATCCGCATCCTCCTCTTCACTAACCTCAGACACTGACTTGTCGTCAGATTCCTCGTCCCCCTTTGGACCTTCCTCCTGAAAACACCAACACATCAGTGTCGTGTTTTTCAATACTCTTGAATAACAAAGAACATGCTCTCCTGACTAAAAGACTAGTTTATGTTGTatactaaaaacaaaaaactttacCAGCTTTTTGTTGTAGGCCTTCATGGTCTTCTCATACTCAACCTTGCGCTTATCAGCCTTAGCTACGTAGGGAGCTTTCTCCTACAAGCATTGTACAACTCAAAGGTCAAGAAATACTCAAGCATAGACAACTACAAGCAGCTATAGAATAGAAAACGCACAGAGTCAGACAGTGATTTCCACTTCTCTCCACCAGCTTTTCCAACCTGTAAAAACCATTCAAGTTCATAATCAGTACATAGCTATCCTATGGTACAACACAACACATCAAATCCAAAGCAACGCAAAGAAGATAACACTCACAGCAGCGACAGATTTGTTGCTAGGGTGTTCCTTCTTGTAAGTCTGACGGAAGTCCTCCCTTTACAGATAACAAAGCCCGAAACAGTATTAACACACATATCGTAAATCAAATCGATCAATATGATTCTGACTCGATGATTAGCAAACTAAGGCTGCCAATAACCTCACATTCCATAGAACCAAAAGGCTAACTGCTATACACATGTGAGAGGATGATTTATTTACATGAAGACGAAGAAAGCACTGGCCGGCCTCTTAGGTTTGTTAGGATCTTTAGCAGCAGCTTTGCTCGCCTTCGTAGGCTTCTTGTTCACAGAGAGCCTAACAACGACGAAgattatcaattaattaaacGATTCAAGGATATACGAATACGATCTCAAAAACAAGGAAGAATCGATGTATCTAGCTGAGGCTTACTTGGAGTTTCTGGAGTCAGACTTCGAATTACCTCCTTTCATGGCCGATTCTGCAGGTGAAAAATCACTAGATCAGCGAACAAAGAGGAAACGCAATCGAAACCTAGCGATTAAATACCAAACAGAGATCGATATGCACAAAATCGAGAGGGAATCGAGATATAACATGAGGAAATTACCTTGACGAGGATCTGCTAGGGTTTGAAATTAGGgggagagaggagaggagaggagaggagaggagaggagtaAAAGGGAATAACTACGTGTTTGTGATTCGAGCGAGAGAGGCTAATAATAAGGAAGGGAGAGAGAAGGGTTAGTGGGGTGTATTGTAAATATCTTGTGccccaaaaaaattatatatatatatgttgaaatTCAATTTCGCACGaaatcaaatccattaaaaataaatatccgaGGGGTTTAGGCGGGATTTCTAATATATACTCTGCCATGTCATTGATCCCATTGGTTTCTCCTCATTGGGTCATCTTCTCACGCTTTAAAGAAACCCAAATTGTAGTTATTCTAGCTTTTATAGGGAATAAAATGGATTTTTGGTCACTCAGAAAGCGAGGCCTAATGGCAGAATAAAATTCGAATATTCACATTCACATGATTATGTATTAATTACACTTTTATGAACGCCTTGATTAAAGGCCAGAAACCCCATATTAAACATGATGGTATTGACAACTGATAGAGATCAAACATCAGTATAATCCATGATTATAGATCTCACCCTAATAACCATTTACAGAGTTGCATACACAATGATGTAAAATAACTCTAAATtgttaaaaagataatatagaaGATGATTATCCATTTACTTACCGCCTTTGACCAACCAACGTatcatcccttatatattatttgagaagcattacaacttctttttgtagccacatgtcatcactaggatgattgttagaatcattagagaaatatattggtccatctaattatataataagttttttattaaactaacaataaattcatcattaatgtactttattatttccttaaataaaatttacggaattgcctaatgtggctaaaatatatatgacaattaatgattttgaataataaagatttgataaaaaaatagtgtatcttctatcatatttgtttaattttaaactattaaataaattaaacaaccacaataaccatataataaaaatttagatttttatgtatatgttatattctgaatttttacaaacggctataaattactaaaactgttaagagtctcacattcaaattttatgatccatggtttaaaaattttggtatgacaaaatacaaatgattacaaaaattatataagtaaaaagtctaatttaattaattattaagattaatatatatatcgttttaaattaaactataaa includes:
- the LOC106409574 gene encoding WUSCHEL-related homeobox 14-like — encoded protein: MDGGSQNGAYDGRVITEEQMEILSKQIAIYAAICRQLVSLHESLSSKLPLSSGVDPTGGGYFDSMGASPSTYKISHRHRWTPTSMQLQILESIYEEGSGTPKPQRIEEITLELSQHGQVMDKIVYNWFQNRRARSKRKQPQAMTTTTVQTVDAVAATEERSYGDSGGFESYDHILFPSTDFGIEHLLDGGIFRER
- the LOC106407231 gene encoding high mobility group B protein 3 is translated as MKGGNSKSDSRNSKLSVNKKPTKASKAAAKDPNKPKRPASAFFVFMEDFRQTYKKEHPSNKSVAAVGKAGGEKWKSLSDSEKAPYVAKADKRKVEYEKTMKAYNKKLEEGPKGDEESDDKSVSEVSEEEDADDRSDEEEDD